A section of the Metabacillus endolithicus genome encodes:
- the hfq gene encoding RNA chaperone Hfq, with the protein MKQSINIQDQFLNQLRKDGTFVTVFLLNGFQLRGLVKGFDNFTVLLETEGKQQLIYKHAISTFSPQKNIQIELEQ; encoded by the coding sequence ATGAAGCAATCAATCAATATTCAAGATCAATTTCTTAATCAACTTCGTAAGGATGGAACTTTTGTAACTGTTTTTTTATTAAATGGATTCCAATTAAGAGGCCTTGTTAAGGGCTTTGATAACTTTACAGTATTGTTAGAAACAGAGGGTAAGCAACAGCTTATTTACAAACATGCTATTTCAACATTTTCACCACAAAAAAACATACAAATAGAACTAGAGCAATAA
- the miaA gene encoding tRNA (adenosine(37)-N6)-dimethylallyltransferase MiaA gives MNRKKIIVIIGPTAVGKTKLSIDLAHRLDGEIISGDSMQIYKGMDIGTAKISADEMEGIPHHLIDIKNPDDDFSVAEFQGKVRPLIDDITRENKMPMIVGGTGLYIQSVLYDYQFTESPSDPEFRKKLEESLKINGEHAIHQLLVDVDPESASKIHPNNTRRVIRALEIFHCTGVTMAEHLKQQESQLLYDVALVGLTMDRDILYARINERVDSMIKQGLIEEVKKLYDIGIRDTQAIKAIGYKEIYDYLDGLTSLEDAIIQLKQNSRRYAKRQLTWFRNKMDVKWFNMTPPINHEQKLDEIFTYIAGKLKL, from the coding sequence TTGAATAGAAAGAAAATCATCGTCATCATTGGTCCAACAGCAGTTGGAAAAACGAAACTTAGCATTGACCTTGCCCACCGGTTAGATGGTGAAATTATTAGCGGTGATTCAATGCAAATTTATAAAGGCATGGACATAGGAACAGCCAAAATTAGCGCAGATGAGATGGAGGGTATTCCTCATCATCTTATAGATATTAAAAATCCGGATGACGATTTTTCAGTAGCGGAATTTCAAGGAAAAGTTAGACCCTTAATTGATGACATTACAAGAGAAAACAAAATGCCAATGATTGTTGGAGGGACAGGCTTATATATACAATCTGTTTTATATGATTATCAGTTTACTGAATCTCCATCAGATCCTGAATTTAGGAAGAAGCTTGAAGAATCCCTAAAAATTAATGGTGAACATGCCATACATCAATTATTAGTTGATGTTGATCCGGAGTCTGCTAGTAAAATCCATCCAAATAATACAAGAAGAGTTATTAGAGCCTTAGAAATTTTTCATTGTACCGGTGTGACAATGGCAGAGCATCTGAAACAACAGGAAAGCCAACTTTTGTATGATGTAGCCTTAGTTGGTTTAACGATGGACAGAGATATTTTATATGCCAGGATTAACGAGCGTGTTGATTCTATGATCAAACAAGGACTCATTGAGGAAGTAAAGAAGCTGTATGATATTGGCATACGTGATACACAGGCAATAAAAGCAATAGGCTACAAAGAAATTTATGACTACCTTGATGGTTTAACATCACTTGAAGATGCAATAATCCAATTAAAGCAGAATTCAAGAAGATATGCTAAACGTCAGTTAACATGGTTTCGAAATAAAATGGATGTTAAATGGTTTAATATGACCCCACCTATAAATCATGAACAAAAGCTGGATGAAATTTTTACATACATAGCAGGAAAGCTGAAACTTTAA